The Punica granatum isolate Tunisia-2019 chromosome 4, ASM765513v2, whole genome shotgun sequence genome has a window encoding:
- the LOC116202435 gene encoding transcription factor MYB20-like, with protein sequence MGRQPCCDKVGLKKGPWTAEEDKKLINFMLTNGQCCWRALPKLAGLLRCGKSCRLRWTNYLRPDLKRGLLSESEEKLVIDLHAQLGNRWSKIASHLPGRTDNEIKNHWNTHIKKKLKKMGIDPVTHKPITSPDPTDDQTKEQNQPNEQFAPASSSMSPNKSLVSAITEETKEDRVDRTTLSTSNKICTDDIPLIDPSEILVQPRSSSSASSTSSSSSSDSILQDLDFPSMDWSCDNNVNLISLLEDDFKWEDLLIDDDGNSNMITIDPIDDQASQDWAYGLLL encoded by the exons ATGGGGAGACAACCATGCTGCGACAAAGTAGGGCTGAAGAAGGGGCCATGGACTGCTGAGGAGGACAAGAAGCTCATCAACTTCATGCTCACCAATGGCCAATGTTGCTGGCGAGCTCTCCCCAAGCTTGCAG GGCTGCTTAGGTGTGGGAAGAGCTGCAGGCTGAGATGGACAAACTATCTCAGGCCAGACCTGAAGAGAGGGCTCCTCTCTGAATCTGAGGAGAAGCTGGTCATTGACCTTCATGCTCAGCTTGGCAACAG ATGGTCCAAGATCGCTTCTCACCTTCCCGGACGGACGGACAACGAGATAAAGAATCACTGGAACACCCATATCAAGAAGAAGCTCAAGAAGATGGGGATCGACCCTGTGACCCACAAGCCTATAACTTCTCCCGACCCGACCGATGATCAAACCAAAGAACAGAACCAACCAAACGAACAGTTCGCTCCTGCATCGTCTTCCATGAGCCCGAACAAATCATTGGTATCCGCCATTACAGAGGAGACCAAGGAAGACAGGGTCGACAGAACAACACTGAGCACATCTAACAAAATCTGCACGGATGATATTCCTCTGATTGACCCGAGTGAAATCCTAGTCCAACCTCGTTCATCTTCGTCGGCATCTTCTACATCGTCGTCATCTTCGTCGGATAGCATTTTGCAAGATCTCGATTTTCCGAGTATGGACTGGTCCTGTGACAATAATGTCAACCTCATCAGCTTACTCGAGGATGATTTCAAGTGGGAAGATCTGTTGATCGATGACGATGGGAATAGCAATATGATCACCATTGATCCAATTGACGACCAAGCATCTCAAGACTGGGCGTACGGCCTATTGTTATGA